The following is a genomic window from candidate division TA06 bacterium.
TCGGGGACACCGAGCACGACACCAAATGCGGGCGGCACCTGGGGGTAAAGGCCATTGGGGTGGGCACCGGGAGGAGTTCCGCCGCCGAACTGTTGGAACAGGGAGCCGATTTTGCCTTCGCCGATTTCAGCGATCACCAGGAAGTGGCAAGGACAATATTGCTTTAAACAGCCGAAAGCAAAAAATCAAGCCCCGGGTTGTTTCTGACCTGGGGCTTTTACCGATGTGAAATATTTAGAAAATAGCGTAGCCGACCATGACGGATATGTTGGAATTCTTCCAATCATGAGTTACCCCGGCTATTTCCTCGTAGATCGTTGAAAAACCGCGGTAAAAGCCCCAGGTCAGACGCTATAGCGGGCCTCAAAAGAAAGCTTGATGGGTGTTGACACCCCGGCCCCCAGCACAAAACCCATATCCGAGCTTTTAATATAGTCATCCATGCTGCCGGTTGCGGTTGTATATCCTTTTGTTTCTTCCCAGGAAGTGCTCACGCGGGCGGCAAAGTAGGGGCCAGCCAGGATATAAGGCTTAACCAGCGCCCCGAAAGAATATTTTGCCAGCACGGGAACTTCCACTTCCAGATAATTAATCCTGTATTCGCCAACCCACGGGACACCTGACGCATCCCCGGATGCTTTCCACCCCTTCTGTGAATATAGTATTTCCGGTTGAACTGCAAAGGAGGGGAGCAAGCCAAGAGTAAGA
Proteins encoded in this region:
- a CDS encoding PorT family protein — encoded protein: MKKLLVLLFLLGLGSMAWAQGLSFGIKGGANLSSANGAWAEGTESRSGMAAGCYLTLGLLPSFAVQPEILYSQKGWKASGDASGVPWVGEYRINYLEVEVPVLAKYSFGALVKPYILAGPYFAARVSTSWEETKGYTTATGSMDDYIKSSDMGFVLGAGVSTPIKLSFEARYSV